A portion of the Streptomyces sp. YPW6 genome contains these proteins:
- a CDS encoding helix-turn-helix transcriptional regulator: protein MPKEPIAALAQVVASVHKALAEAQDALEAQEHLIQNLRAAAASTPSAENLAARSALDLLTDRERQILVLISQGNSNRSVAKALGISEKTVKNHLSALFMKAGVSDRTQAVVLGIRCGIVSLDSPASDDASRPPSDTE, encoded by the coding sequence GTGCCGAAAGAACCCATAGCTGCCCTGGCCCAGGTCGTCGCCAGCGTGCACAAAGCTCTGGCCGAGGCACAGGACGCGCTCGAGGCCCAAGAACACCTCATTCAAAACCTGCGGGCGGCTGCGGCATCGACCCCTTCCGCAGAGAACCTCGCCGCACGCTCCGCGCTCGACCTCCTGACGGACCGCGAGCGTCAGATTCTCGTGCTCATATCGCAGGGCAATTCGAATCGGAGTGTTGCCAAAGCGCTGGGAATCTCCGAGAAGACCGTGAAGAACCACCTGTCCGCCCTCTTTATGAAGGCCGGCGTGTCCGATCGTACACAGGCCGTGGTCCTGGGCATCCGCTGCGGAATCGTCTCCCTCGATTCTCCTGCCTCCGATGATGCGTCACGGCCGCCGAGTGACACCGAATGA
- a CDS encoding aldehyde dehydrogenase family protein, whose translation MSEAELPRHAAVIAGKSVATGDWIDVIDPSNARPVARVARCGSTEVHAAVEAARHTHETVWRFTEPPERSRLCRRIADALREEREQLARLETLDTGKPISQARTDADVAARYFEFYANALEALGGETIQQRPDRLAFTLREPYGVCAHIIPWNYPLQIAARTLAPAIAAGNCCVLKPAEDAPLTSLLLAALAERASLPAGVLNVVPGYGEEAGAALAAHPGIDRISFTGSRKVGELVMGAAARTIVPVTLELGGKSAQLVLPDFDAGRAVPQLVDAITEHAGQNCSAGSRLLVHRSVHDHLVAALAERFAALRIGPGADDPDMGPLISARQRARVLGYLAEGARDAEVVVGGGVPEGAGWAEGFYVEPTILDGVTPQHRAFNEEIFGPVLCVTPFDTLDEAVVLAEHTTYGLAAGIWTSDVTAAHWLAQRLRVGQVFVNDYSAAGGVELPFGGYRRSGIGVEKGLEGLREYTRCKTVAMRSGPPA comes from the coding sequence GTGAGTGAAGCAGAGTTGCCGAGACACGCGGCCGTCATCGCGGGGAAGAGCGTGGCCACCGGTGACTGGATCGACGTCATCGATCCGTCGAACGCCCGTCCCGTCGCCAGGGTCGCCCGCTGCGGTTCCACCGAGGTCCATGCCGCCGTGGAGGCGGCCCGCCACACCCATGAGACGGTCTGGCGCTTCACCGAACCTCCGGAGCGCTCCCGGCTCTGCCGCCGCATCGCGGACGCTCTGCGCGAGGAGCGCGAGCAGCTGGCACGCCTGGAGACCCTGGACACCGGAAAGCCGATCAGCCAAGCGCGCACGGACGCCGACGTCGCCGCCCGCTACTTCGAGTTCTACGCCAACGCCCTCGAAGCACTCGGTGGCGAAACGATCCAGCAGCGCCCGGACCGACTGGCCTTCACCCTGCGCGAACCGTACGGCGTCTGCGCCCACATCATCCCCTGGAACTATCCCCTCCAGATCGCCGCCAGGACTCTGGCCCCCGCCATCGCCGCGGGAAACTGCTGCGTCCTGAAGCCTGCGGAGGACGCGCCCCTCACCTCCCTCTTGCTGGCCGCCCTCGCGGAGCGCGCCTCACTCCCCGCCGGAGTCCTGAACGTCGTGCCCGGCTACGGGGAGGAGGCTGGGGCGGCGCTCGCCGCCCACCCCGGTATCGACCGGATCTCCTTCACCGGGTCGCGAAAGGTCGGCGAACTCGTCATGGGCGCCGCCGCCCGTACGATTGTGCCTGTCACCCTGGAGCTCGGCGGGAAGTCGGCCCAGCTGGTGCTTCCGGACTTCGACGCGGGGCGCGCGGTGCCGCAGCTCGTGGATGCCATCACCGAGCACGCTGGTCAGAACTGCTCCGCAGGTAGCCGGCTGCTCGTCCACCGGTCCGTTCACGACCACCTGGTGGCCGCCCTCGCCGAACGATTCGCCGCGCTGCGCATCGGCCCGGGGGCCGACGACCCCGACATGGGACCGCTGATCTCCGCGAGACAGCGCGCGCGTGTCCTGGGCTACCTGGCGGAGGGGGCCAGGGACGCCGAGGTTGTCGTCGGCGGCGGAGTGCCAGAAGGGGCGGGGTGGGCCGAGGGCTTCTACGTGGAACCCACCATCCTCGACGGGGTCACCCCGCAGCACCGCGCCTTCAACGAAGAGATCTTCGGACCGGTCCTGTGCGTTACGCCCTTCGACACGCTGGATGAGGCCGTCGTCCTCGCCGAGCACACCACGTACGGACTCGCCGCCGGGATCTGGACGTCCGACGTGACCGCCGCCCACTGGCTCGCCCAACGGCTCAGGGTGGGACAGGTGTTCGTGAACGACTACAGCGCGGCCGGAGGGGTCGAATTGCCGTTCGGCGGCTACCGGCGCTCGGGGATAGGAGTGGAGAAGGGGCTGGAGGGACTGCGCGAGTACACGCGCTGCAAGACGGTGGCCATGCGCTCCGGCCCTCCCGCCTGA
- a CDS encoding M14 family metallopeptidase → MSDESLHGFPPDYARARADFLAAARNADARLRSFVLPGHRGPDGEELAVDTAYLGPDAPEKLLVAVSGTHGIEGFCGSACQTRVLLGEGIARSAAGPATGVLLIHGLNPYGFAYARRVNEDNIDLNRNFVDHAAPPHSEAYEAVHAALVPADDGTFVPAELVARLTALRGELGPQRLQEAVTRGQYRHRDGLFYGGASPAWGRRVFETIVAEQIAGAAHVGYIDLHTGLGARGVGEPIFRGGEDADARRRAHRWYGDALTASEEGTSSSTPIVGNTATAVAAGVGAATRLTAITLEFGTQPGPEVLVGLCADAWLHRHHPPADAVRSDLKRLIREAFCPDDAEWRRLVLDRAREVFGQAVDGLAEGQ, encoded by the coding sequence ATGTCCGACGAGTCTCTCCACGGCTTTCCCCCTGACTACGCCCGTGCGCGCGCGGACTTCCTGGCGGCGGCACGGAATGCCGACGCGCGCCTGAGATCCTTCGTCCTGCCGGGCCACCGCGGCCCGGACGGCGAGGAACTCGCCGTGGACACCGCCTACCTGGGCCCCGACGCGCCGGAGAAGCTTCTCGTGGCGGTCTCCGGGACACACGGCATCGAGGGCTTCTGCGGCTCTGCCTGCCAGACCCGCGTCCTGCTCGGCGAAGGCATCGCGCGGTCGGCCGCGGGTCCGGCCACCGGGGTGCTGCTCATCCACGGCCTCAATCCGTACGGCTTCGCCTATGCGCGGCGCGTCAACGAGGACAACATCGACCTCAACCGCAACTTCGTCGACCACGCGGCTCCTCCGCACAGCGAGGCGTACGAGGCGGTGCACGCAGCGCTTGTCCCGGCCGACGACGGCACCTTCGTTCCCGCCGAGTTGGTCGCCCGGCTCACCGCGCTGCGCGGCGAGCTGGGGCCACAGCGTCTCCAGGAGGCCGTTACCCGCGGCCAGTACCGCCATCGCGACGGTCTCTTCTACGGCGGCGCGTCACCCGCGTGGGGCCGCCGGGTGTTCGAGACGATCGTGGCCGAGCAGATCGCGGGCGCCGCTCACGTCGGCTACATCGATCTGCACACGGGCCTCGGTGCCCGTGGCGTCGGCGAGCCCATCTTCCGGGGTGGTGAGGACGCCGACGCCCGAAGGCGGGCGCACCGGTGGTACGGGGACGCGCTCACGGCTTCGGAGGAGGGCACCTCGTCCTCCACCCCGATCGTCGGCAACACGGCGACGGCAGTCGCCGCCGGGGTGGGCGCGGCGACCAGGCTGACCGCGATCACCCTGGAGTTCGGCACCCAGCCCGGTCCGGAGGTGCTGGTGGGGCTGTGCGCAGACGCTTGGCTGCACCGGCACCACCCGCCGGCAGACGCCGTGCGCTCCGATCTCAAGCGGCTGATCCGCGAGGCTTTCTGTCCCGATGACGCCGAGTGGCGGCGCCTGGTCCTCGACCGGGCACGGGAGGTCTTCGGTCAGGCGGTCGACGGGCTGGCCGAAGGCCAGTAG
- a CDS encoding ATP-grasp domain-containing protein, with protein sequence MPRHVVLVDPYSEAAEYANAFRARGVESVAVLSTPAPLKSYLHGWKPEAFAATHFYDGDFAKLVETVRSYDPVAVIPGNEHAVMLVDRLVEELTPGTGNDPALSAARRDKWPMLQAVARAGIPHLRTYAATTEEAAREWLRESGLEGEALVLKPRCSGGTDGVHKVEAGEDWRPPFRELLGSVNMFDLTNDSILIQEFAEGTEYVVDTYSVNGELGLVAVVRYSKSVRGDRIGVYDAEDYLHPDDPLVAVLARYTRQVAEAVGVRTGCTHTEIMQTDRGPRLIEIAARLDGGCGQQAARLATGDSQIDRAVRHHLDDTFTPGYSIANPTRVVWLSAPNGGTMHNAEVLDAVRELASFQKLGCRYPNGSRVPKTEDLFTTLGWVLLSTSDQHLLEQDTQQVRKIEAMVVVDPLDR encoded by the coding sequence ATGCCACGCCATGTAGTCCTGGTAGACCCGTATTCCGAGGCGGCCGAGTACGCGAACGCATTCCGGGCGCGCGGGGTCGAATCGGTGGCCGTGCTGAGCACGCCTGCGCCGCTGAAGTCCTATCTGCACGGGTGGAAGCCGGAAGCCTTCGCCGCGACGCACTTCTACGACGGCGACTTCGCGAAACTCGTCGAAACCGTGCGCTCCTACGACCCCGTCGCCGTCATTCCCGGTAACGAGCACGCGGTGATGCTCGTCGACCGGCTCGTCGAGGAACTCACCCCCGGAACGGGAAACGACCCCGCGCTCTCTGCCGCCCGCCGCGACAAGTGGCCGATGCTCCAGGCCGTGGCGCGGGCCGGCATCCCGCATCTGCGCACCTACGCCGCCACGACCGAGGAGGCTGCGCGGGAGTGGCTGCGGGAAAGCGGCCTTGAGGGAGAAGCCCTGGTTCTCAAACCCCGGTGCAGTGGCGGCACGGACGGCGTGCACAAGGTGGAGGCCGGAGAGGACTGGCGCCCCCCTTTCCGGGAACTGCTGGGCTCCGTCAACATGTTCGACCTCACCAACGACAGCATTCTGATCCAGGAGTTCGCCGAGGGTACCGAGTACGTCGTGGACACCTACTCCGTCAACGGCGAACTGGGCCTGGTGGCCGTCGTCCGGTACAGCAAGTCGGTTCGCGGCGACCGCATCGGCGTCTACGACGCGGAGGACTACCTCCACCCCGACGACCCGCTGGTCGCCGTCCTGGCACGCTACACGCGCCAAGTGGCCGAAGCGGTCGGTGTGCGCACCGGCTGCACCCACACCGAGATCATGCAGACGGATCGCGGTCCGCGACTCATCGAGATCGCGGCCCGCCTCGACGGCGGCTGTGGACAGCAGGCGGCGCGGCTGGCCACCGGCGACTCCCAGATCGACCGTGCTGTACGGCACCACCTGGACGACACCTTCACCCCCGGGTACTCCATCGCCAATCCGACCCGGGTGGTCTGGCTTTCCGCTCCCAACGGCGGAACCATGCACAACGCAGAGGTGCTCGACGCTGTGCGCGAGCTGGCCTCCTTCCAGAAGCTGGGCTGCCGTTATCCCAACGGTTCCCGGGTGCCCAAGACCGAGGACCTCTTCACCACGCTCGGCTGGGTGCTGCTGTCCACTTCCGACCAGCACCTTCTGGAGCAGGACACCCAGCAGGTCCGGAAGATCGAGGCCATGGTCGTGGTGGATCCGCTGGACCGGTAG
- a CDS encoding aspartate-semialdehyde dehydrogenase, producing the protein MLRIAIVGATGAVGRECLALLDGGIVPVEKVVPVGSARSRGRDLRAELGLSLPVAEVVTLDELDPDGLDVAIFSAGAEISAREAERLAAAGVLVVDNSSAFRMRPDVPLVVPQVNPGLLDTRPGPNIVANPNCSTIQLVRVLSPLHRLAGLEDVVVATYQAASGGGVHGLRELTRQSEAILEDPKAQGAPGGRFGQPLAFNLVPEIGLQDDTGLTHEERKLVREPRKILGLPGLRLRATAVRVPVFDCHSEAVHVRLREPVTPAALEKALAATDGLRVYPRSQSPSYPMPRTVFATAEDRALVHVGRIRVEPEDDRAAALWVVADNLWVGAALNALQIVELATGNGWLG; encoded by the coding sequence ATGCTGCGTATCGCGATAGTCGGCGCCACCGGAGCGGTGGGCCGGGAGTGCCTGGCCCTGCTCGACGGGGGCATCGTGCCGGTGGAGAAAGTGGTGCCCGTCGGATCGGCACGCAGCAGGGGCCGCGACCTGCGCGCCGAACTGGGCCTGTCACTCCCCGTCGCTGAAGTGGTGACTCTGGACGAACTGGACCCCGACGGGCTGGACGTCGCGATCTTTTCAGCCGGCGCCGAGATCAGTGCCCGCGAGGCGGAACGCCTCGCGGCGGCCGGGGTTCTCGTGGTGGACAACAGCTCCGCCTTTCGGATGCGTCCCGACGTCCCTCTCGTCGTCCCGCAGGTCAACCCCGGCCTTCTCGACACCAGGCCGGGGCCCAACATCGTCGCCAACCCCAACTGCTCCACCATCCAGCTCGTCCGCGTCCTGAGCCCGCTGCACAGACTGGCAGGGCTGGAGGACGTCGTGGTGGCCACCTACCAGGCGGCCTCGGGAGGAGGTGTGCACGGGCTGCGGGAGCTGACACGGCAGTCCGAGGCCATCCTGGAGGACCCGAAGGCCCAGGGCGCCCCCGGAGGCAGGTTCGGGCAACCGTTGGCATTCAACCTCGTCCCCGAGATCGGCCTCCAGGACGACACCGGACTCACCCACGAGGAGCGCAAGCTCGTCCGCGAGCCGCGCAAGATCCTTGGCCTGCCCGGCCTGCGGCTGAGAGCAACTGCCGTGCGCGTGCCGGTCTTCGACTGCCACTCCGAGGCGGTGCACGTACGGCTGCGCGAGCCGGTCACGCCCGCAGCCCTGGAGAAGGCCCTGGCCGCGACGGACGGGCTGCGCGTCTACCCCAGGTCACAGAGCCCCTCCTACCCCATGCCACGCACCGTCTTCGCCACCGCGGAGGACCGTGCACTGGTCCATGTCGGGCGCATACGTGTCGAACCCGAGGACGACCGTGCGGCCGCGCTCTGGGTGGTCGCCGACAACCTCTGGGTGGGAGCCGCGCTCAACGCCCTCCAGATCGTCGAGCTCGCCACCGGGAACGGCTGGCTCGGATGA
- a CDS encoding MFS transporter encodes MAQINETKASDEPGKRHAGVRQVWRESPLAVKSLLFGTMINRLGGFVQVFMVLYLTHRGFSDTQAGAALGVYGAGAVLGTLVGGWMSDRLGPRLTIVSTLLGSAVLLPCVLYLDNYWAILAVITVSGAASLAYQPASTSMISLLTPPERHVMIFSMSRLAINLGTTAAPLLGAALVKVSWDFLFWGEALAVVVFSAVTATTLPRREPATAGPKADSEDGPNASYLAVLSDRRYLMFLLAMFVSSVIYIQHISALPLAVKHLGMDVEVYAAMIALNGLLVIACELLVAKVVQHWQLRTAVIIGVLLTGVGMAMYALPWGLAALVIATLVWSLGEIIGYPSLFFAYPAQAGPPGLRGRYLGASNALYGLGSAVGPFIGVMIWNRYQQGLWVLCGVVGLVAAAAAWAGVRPRVETDGDKRGGGGPATGTEGQNKGIGDTGTAGTEIRTAT; translated from the coding sequence ATGGCACAGATCAACGAGACGAAGGCGTCCGACGAGCCCGGGAAGCGGCACGCGGGAGTGCGTCAGGTCTGGCGCGAGTCACCGCTGGCGGTCAAGTCCCTGCTGTTCGGCACCATGATCAACCGACTGGGCGGCTTCGTACAGGTCTTCATGGTTCTGTACCTGACCCACCGTGGCTTCTCCGACACGCAGGCGGGAGCCGCCCTCGGCGTGTACGGGGCGGGCGCCGTGCTCGGGACGCTGGTCGGCGGGTGGATGTCTGACCGGCTCGGACCGCGGCTGACCATTGTGTCGACGCTCCTGGGGTCGGCCGTCCTGCTGCCGTGCGTCCTCTACCTCGACAACTACTGGGCCATCCTGGCGGTCATCACCGTCAGCGGCGCCGCGAGCCTGGCGTACCAACCCGCGTCCACCAGCATGATCAGCCTGCTCACACCGCCCGAGCGGCACGTCATGATCTTCTCGATGAGCCGACTGGCGATCAATCTCGGCACCACGGCAGCACCGCTGCTGGGCGCGGCGCTGGTGAAGGTCTCCTGGGACTTCCTGTTCTGGGGCGAGGCACTGGCCGTCGTCGTCTTCTCCGCCGTCACCGCCACCACCCTGCCACGCCGCGAACCTGCGACGGCGGGCCCCAAGGCGGACAGCGAGGACGGGCCGAACGCCTCGTACCTGGCCGTTCTCTCAGACCGCAGGTACCTCATGTTCCTGCTGGCGATGTTCGTCAGCTCCGTGATCTACATCCAGCACATCTCCGCCCTCCCCCTGGCCGTGAAGCACCTGGGCATGGACGTCGAGGTGTACGCCGCGATGATCGCGCTCAACGGCCTCCTGGTCATCGCCTGCGAACTCCTCGTCGCCAAGGTCGTCCAGCACTGGCAGCTCAGGACCGCCGTGATCATCGGTGTCCTGCTCACCGGCGTCGGCATGGCCATGTACGCCCTGCCGTGGGGGCTGGCGGCCCTGGTGATCGCCACGCTCGTCTGGTCGCTCGGCGAGATCATCGGCTACCCGTCCCTGTTCTTCGCCTACCCCGCCCAGGCGGGACCTCCCGGGCTGCGGGGCCGCTACCTGGGCGCCTCCAACGCCCTGTACGGCCTCGGCAGCGCCGTCGGGCCGTTCATCGGAGTGATGATCTGGAACCGCTACCAGCAGGGGCTGTGGGTCCTGTGCGGAGTGGTGGGACTGGTGGCGGCGGCCGCCGCATGGGCCGGTGTGCGTCCGCGGGTCGAGACGGACGGGGACAAGAGGGGCGGTGGAGGACCCGCGACCGGGACGGAAGGACAGAACAAAGGGATCGGCGACACCGGAACGGCCGGCACGGAAATCCGCACCGCTACATGA
- a CDS encoding hydroxyacid-oxoacid transhydrogenase, which produces MSGNAPEQERIINWQAPPLKFGVGATREIGYELRRVGVTTVLLVTDPVLAALGLPARVAKSIEQEGISVVTFDRVHVEPTDESCAEAARALAGLQVDGYVGLGGGSSIDTAKMLNLLLSYPGRPVRDYLNAPIGAGAAVPGPLKPLIAVPTTAGSGSECTAMVALGVTDLRVKTGISDLRLLPTLALVDPANTLTLPAAVTASSGYDVLTHACESYTARLYDRRPPYAAPGDRPLYIGANPISDIWAEQALDLVGRYLRRAVLNPDDLEARTGMSRAAGFAGMGFGNAGTHIPHACAYPVAGLVRDYHPPGYRVDHAMIPHGAAVVSTAAAAFEFTYATSPERHLRAAELLGANLAGVTTANGADVLPAALASIVADTGGPAGLKDFGYGSKDVPHLVEGALKQQRLLVCCPRDVAARDLERVIAASMAG; this is translated from the coding sequence TTGAGCGGAAATGCGCCGGAGCAGGAACGCATCATCAACTGGCAGGCTCCCCCTCTCAAGTTCGGCGTCGGTGCCACCCGCGAGATCGGCTACGAACTGCGCAGGGTGGGAGTCACGACAGTGCTGCTGGTCACCGACCCCGTGCTGGCTGCCCTCGGACTGCCCGCGCGGGTCGCCAAGAGCATCGAGCAGGAAGGCATATCGGTCGTCACGTTCGACCGTGTCCATGTCGAACCCACCGACGAGAGCTGCGCCGAGGCGGCCCGTGCACTGGCGGGGCTTCAGGTCGACGGCTACGTCGGCCTCGGCGGCGGAAGCTCCATCGACACGGCCAAGATGCTGAACCTGCTGCTCAGCTATCCCGGCCGCCCCGTACGCGACTACCTCAACGCGCCGATCGGCGCCGGAGCCGCCGTTCCCGGCCCCCTCAAGCCGCTGATAGCAGTGCCCACGACGGCGGGCAGCGGCAGCGAGTGCACCGCCATGGTCGCTCTCGGCGTCACGGACCTGCGGGTGAAGACCGGGATCAGCGACCTGCGGCTGCTGCCCACCCTGGCCCTGGTCGACCCGGCGAACACACTCACCCTGCCGGCCGCGGTCACCGCATCGTCCGGCTACGACGTCCTCACCCACGCCTGCGAGTCCTACACCGCACGCCTCTACGACCGTCGCCCGCCGTACGCAGCGCCCGGCGACCGGCCGCTGTACATCGGCGCCAACCCGATCAGCGATATCTGGGCCGAGCAGGCGCTGGACTTGGTGGGCCGCTACCTCAGGCGCGCGGTGCTCAACCCCGACGACCTGGAGGCCCGTACGGGAATGAGCCGGGCAGCCGGCTTCGCCGGCATGGGGTTCGGCAACGCCGGGACGCACATCCCGCACGCCTGCGCCTACCCCGTCGCCGGGCTCGTCCGGGACTATCACCCCCCGGGGTATCGAGTCGACCACGCGATGATCCCGCATGGCGCCGCGGTCGTCTCCACGGCGGCCGCCGCCTTCGAGTTCACCTACGCCACGTCCCCCGAGCGCCATCTGCGTGCCGCCGAACTGCTCGGCGCGAACCTGGCCGGAGTCACCACGGCCAACGGTGCGGACGTGCTCCCCGCAGCATTGGCGAGCATCGTCGCCGACACCGGAGGGCCGGCCGGGCTGAAGGACTTCGGCTACGGCAGCAAGGACGTGCCGCACCTCGTCGAGGGCGCACTCAAGCAGCAGCGGCTGCTGGTGTGCTGTCCGCGCGACGTTGCCGCACGTGACCTGGAGCGGGTCATCGCCGCCTCCATGGCCGGCTGA
- a CDS encoding GlxA family transcriptional regulator, translated as MLKNVVAVLLEDVHPFELGVICEVFGIDRQEEGLPAYDFALVAAESSSVRAVPGFTISTPHGLDRMAEADLIAIPVGDDFHTRDFPPALLEGLRQAVDHGARVVSVCVGAFVLGAAGLLDGRRCTTHWRYADALAERYPRAKVEASVLYVDEDPILTSAGTSAGIDACLHLVRKLQGSDVANAIARRMVVPPHREGGQAQYIERPVAQYGEDGVREVLVWAEEHLDQEISVEHLSMRACMSPRTFARRFRAETGTTPYRWLLAQRVLSAQRLLENTDETMETIAARTGFANAAALRYQFLRSLNTTPNAYRRAFRGRLTDTPTR; from the coding sequence ATGTTGAAGAACGTAGTCGCGGTCCTGCTGGAGGACGTCCATCCATTCGAACTCGGTGTCATATGCGAGGTCTTCGGAATCGACCGTCAGGAGGAGGGCCTGCCCGCCTACGACTTCGCGCTGGTTGCCGCAGAGTCTTCGTCGGTGCGCGCGGTGCCCGGATTCACGATCAGCACACCCCATGGCCTCGACCGGATGGCAGAAGCCGATCTGATCGCCATCCCGGTCGGGGACGACTTCCACACCAGGGACTTCCCCCCAGCCCTCCTGGAGGGCCTGCGCCAGGCGGTCGACCACGGAGCCCGGGTCGTCAGCGTCTGCGTCGGCGCCTTCGTCCTCGGCGCCGCCGGACTGCTGGACGGACGCCGCTGCACCACCCACTGGCGATATGCCGACGCGCTCGCCGAACGCTATCCGCGAGCCAAGGTCGAAGCGAGCGTGCTCTACGTCGACGAGGACCCCATCCTCACCTCGGCCGGCACATCCGCCGGTATCGATGCCTGTCTCCACCTGGTGCGCAAGCTCCAGGGCAGCGACGTCGCCAACGCCATCGCCCGGCGCATGGTGGTTCCCCCGCACCGGGAGGGCGGTCAGGCCCAGTACATCGAGCGGCCCGTCGCCCAGTACGGGGAAGACGGCGTGCGTGAGGTGCTCGTCTGGGCCGAAGAACACCTGGACCAGGAGATCAGCGTCGAGCATCTGTCGATGCGTGCCTGCATGTCACCGCGGACCTTCGCCCGGCGCTTTCGCGCGGAGACGGGGACCACTCCCTACCGATGGCTGCTGGCCCAGCGGGTGCTCAGCGCCCAGCGGCTGCTGGAGAACACCGACGAGACCATGGAGACCATCGCTGCCCGCACGGGTTTCGCCAACGCGGCGGCCCTGCGGTACCAGTTCCTACGCTCCCTCAACACCACCCCCAACGCCTATCGCCGCGCCTTTCGCGGCCGATTGACCGACACGCCCACGCGTTGA